From a single Mobula birostris isolate sMobBir1 chromosome 13, sMobBir1.hap1, whole genome shotgun sequence genomic region:
- the LOC140206689 gene encoding uncharacterized protein isoform X3, which yields MSGLPFAALVLCLCITAEPVTGVTVVTNDSTPLENLDTIALSCDASGTVQTRRWFKDNQPIRENRRIFTSPDKAKLTIISVNRNDAGTYKCIACNPASSGSGETYVQVYSPKTDGNVTLTSGAIVGIVLGLLGAGLIGGISGWLIARKMVRIKDPPQSKLDTSINSGRKSTLDTTTVNASQNYENFPRNQQGSSDNTQDGNSTYMKRNLKWTFDSENDVNEAAMEDTEKAKEPVKYFLLVCTAEHAINMSVSGHRSDCSHYKTETMQGRNG from the exons AGCCAGTGACTGGAGTTACTGTGGTGACCAATGATTCCACTCCCCTGGAAAACCTCGATACCATCGCACTGAGCTGTGACGCGTCGGGCACTGTTCAGACACGGAGATGGTTCAAGGATAATCAACCCATCCGGGAAAACAGAAGGATATTTACATCTCCCGATAAGGCGAAACTGACTATAATCAGTGTTAACAGAAACGACGCAGGGACGTACAAGTGCATCGCATGCAACCCAGCCAGCAGTGGCTCTGGAGAGACCTACGTGCAAGTTTACT CACCAAAAACAGATGGAAATGTTACCCTCACCTCTGGCGCGATCGTGGGCATTGTACTTGGTCTACTTGGCGCGGGCCTGATCGGAGGAATCAGTGGATGGTTGATCGCAAGAAAAATGGTCAG GATCAAAGATCCACCGCAATCCAAACTCGACACGAGCATTAATTCCGGAAGAAAAA GCACCTTGGATACAACGACCGTGAACGCATCGCAAAACTATGAGAATTTCCCACGGAATCAACAG GGCTCAAGTGACAATACACAAGATGGAAACTCCACTTACATG AAGCGAAACCTGAAGTGGACATTCGACAGCGAGAATGACGTCAACGAGGCGGCAATGGAGGACACAGAAAAGGCGAAGGAACCCGTGAAGTATTTTCTGTTAGTCTGCACTGCTGAGCACGCCATTAATATGTCAGTGTCCGGACACAGGAGTGATTGCAGTCACTATAAGACGGAGACGATGCAAGGCCGGAACggctga
- the LOC140206689 gene encoding uncharacterized protein isoform X4: MNMNQLWDAVPTEIFNKPVTGVTVVTNDSTPLENLDTIALSCDASGTVQTRRWFKDNQPIRENRRIFTSPDKAKLTIISVNRNDAGTYKCIACNPASSGSGETYVQVYSPKTDGNVTLTSGAIVGIVLGLLGAGLIGGISGWLIARKMVRIKDPPQSKLDTSINSGRKSTLDTTTVNASQNYENFPRNQQGSSDNTQDGNSTYMKRNLKWTFDSENDVNEAAMEDTEKAKEPVKYFLLVCTAEHAINMSVSGHRSDCSHYKTETMQGRNG, translated from the exons ATGAATATGAATCAGCTTTGGGATGCAGTACCCACTGAGATATTTAACA AGCCAGTGACTGGAGTTACTGTGGTGACCAATGATTCCACTCCCCTGGAAAACCTCGATACCATCGCACTGAGCTGTGACGCGTCGGGCACTGTTCAGACACGGAGATGGTTCAAGGATAATCAACCCATCCGGGAAAACAGAAGGATATTTACATCTCCCGATAAGGCGAAACTGACTATAATCAGTGTTAACAGAAACGACGCAGGGACGTACAAGTGCATCGCATGCAACCCAGCCAGCAGTGGCTCTGGAGAGACCTACGTGCAAGTTTACT CACCAAAAACAGATGGAAATGTTACCCTCACCTCTGGCGCGATCGTGGGCATTGTACTTGGTCTACTTGGCGCGGGCCTGATCGGAGGAATCAGTGGATGGTTGATCGCAAGAAAAATGGTCAG GATCAAAGATCCACCGCAATCCAAACTCGACACGAGCATTAATTCCGGAAGAAAAA GCACCTTGGATACAACGACCGTGAACGCATCGCAAAACTATGAGAATTTCCCACGGAATCAACAG GGCTCAAGTGACAATACACAAGATGGAAACTCCACTTACATG AAGCGAAACCTGAAGTGGACATTCGACAGCGAGAATGACGTCAACGAGGCGGCAATGGAGGACACAGAAAAGGCGAAGGAACCCGTGAAGTATTTTCTGTTAGTCTGCACTGCTGAGCACGCCATTAATATGTCAGTGTCCGGACACAGGAGTGATTGCAGTCACTATAAGACGGAGACGATGCAAGGCCGGAACggctga